Below is a window of Halomicrobium mukohataei DSM 12286 DNA.
GTGGGTGTCGGTGAGACTGTTTGCTGGACTGTATCGGTTCGCCGGGCCGTGTGGGTGTCGATGCGTGGGCTATGCCGGTTCGCTGGGTGTGTGCCGATCAGCCGGTGGGTCCCGACTGGTGGCCACTTTCGTTCCACCGTTGGAGAGCACCAGACTGTCGCCTACGGACCGCTATTGACCGCTCAGGTGGGATACGTCCTCGTACCCGGGGAAGGTTTTTATTCTGTGGTCCGTTACCCCGTCGCATGAGCCCCGACCAGGCCGTGCTCCGCCGTGCGATCGAGCGCGGTGAACAGGAGGGCGGCAGCGTCGAGTTCAAAGAGCGGCTCACCGAAGACCTCCACCTCGCCGAGGGTCGGCTGGAGAGCCTCGCCGCACAGTTGCGCCACCGCGTCCTCTCCGGTGACGGGGAGGCAACCTACGTCGTCGGCGTCACGGACGACGGCGGGCTCGCCGGGATCTCCCCGGAGGCGTTCTCCGAGTCGATGGACGTGCTCTCGCTGCTGGCCGACGAGGCCGGCGCACACATCGACGCCGTCCAGACCTGGGGGGTCGACAGCGCATCGCAGACGGCCGACACGGCATCGGACGGTGCCTCGGCGACGGCAGACATAGATCCAGACACCGCGCCAGAGGGTATCGTCGGCGTCGCGACGATCCGTGAGGGTGCCGTGCTGGAGGACGACGACCACATCGTCGTCGGCACCGCGGGCCACGTCGACCACGGGAAGTCGACGCTGGTGGGCACGCTCGTCACCGGGAGCGCCGACGACGGTGAGGGAAGCACTCGCTCGTATCTGGACGTGCAGCCCCACGAGGTCGAACGCGGCCTGTCGGCCGATCTCTCCTACGGCGTCTACGGCTTCGAGGACGACGAGCCGGTCCGCATGGACAACCCCGACCGCAAGGACGATCGGGCACGCGTCGTCGAGGAGTCCGACCGCCTCGTCAGCTTCGTCGACACCGTCGGTCACGAGCCGTGGCTTCGGACCACCATTCGGGGACTCGTCGGGCAGAAGCTCGACTACGGCCTGCTGACCGTGGCAGCCGACGACGGACCGACCAAGACGACCAGAGAGCACCTGGGCATCCTGCTCGCGACGGAGCTGCCGACGATCGTCGCCATCACGAAGGCCGACCTCGGCGACGACGAGCGCGTCGCCGAGGTCGAACGGGAGGTCGAACGAGCGCTGCGAGACGTGGACAAGACCCCGTTGCGCGTCGAGCGCCACGGCGTCGACGCCGCGATCGAAGAGATCTCCGAGACCGTCGTTCCCGTCGTGACGACGAGCGCCGTCACGATGGACGGGATGGACCAGCTCGACGCGATGTTCGAGCGCCTCCCCAAGACCGCCGGCGAGAGCGGCGCGTTCCGGATGTACGTCGATCGCAGCTACAACGTTCAGGGCGTCGGCGCGGTCGCCTCCGGGACGATCAAGTCGGGCGTGGTCGAGGCCGGCGACGAGTTGCTGCTGGGACCGATGCCCGACGGCACCTTCCGCGAGGTCGAAGTCCGGTCGATCGAGATGCACTACCACCGCGTCGACGAGGCCAAAGCCGGCCGCATCGTCGGCATCGCACTCAAAGGCGTCACCGAGCCCGCGCTCGAACGAGGAATGGTTCTGCTCCCCCGCGACGCCGACCCGGACCCGGTCAGGGAGTTCGAGGCGGAGGTTATGGTGCTCAACCACCCGACGCGGATCGGCGACGGCTACGAGCCGGTCGTCCACGTCGAGACGATCAGCGAGGCCGCCCAGTTCTTCCCGACCGACGGCCAGCTGTTGCCCGGCGACAGCGGCGAGGCTACGGTCCGCTTCAAGTTCCGCTCGTACCTCGTCGAGGAAGGTCAGCGGTTCGTCTTCCGCGAAGGCCGATCGAAAGGCGTCGGGACGATCACCAGCGTCGAGACGGACGACTGACGGCGGCGTCGGACTGCGGCGTGAGGTGAGAACGGAGAGTGAGAGGAAGTTTCGAGTGCTTTTGCGAGTGGCGGGGTGGTGGGGTGGTAGTGGGGTGGTGGGGAGGGGTGGTGGTGGAGTAGAGTGATGGAGTGAAGTGGTAGGGAGAGAGGAGGTTTCGAGTGCTTTTCGCTGTGTAGATGGGGGTGTGGGGCGGAGTCGATACCGACTCATACTGCCGGCTGTAACTGTTTCGAGTAACTGTCTCGAGATATTCGCGACCACGGGGTCGCGAAATTCTGTACAGACGTACCGCGGGCAGTATCAGGAGTCGCCGGCCACGTCTTCGATGTCCTCGCGGGTGTCGAAGACCAGTTCGGGATCGAGATCGTCGAGTTCGAACTCGTAGTACTGGCCGCCGCTGAGGCCCTCGTTGCGTTCGTAACGTTTGAGAAATCCGAGCATCCGCAGGTCCGAGAGGTGGCTGTGGACACTCCGGACGGTCGTCAGCGGTTCGTTCGCCCACGATTCGGCGACGTTCTGGTAGAGCTCGTAGATCTCCTTCGCACGGGCGGGCGTCTCGCCGTCGTCTTCGAGATGAGCCAGCGTCTCCAGAACCAGCTGTGCGTGGGTCGTCTGATCGCGGATCTTGTCGCTGAGACGCCCGCGCTGGACGCGCTCTCGGGCGCGTTCGATGTGTTCGTCGGTCACCCGAAACTCGCCCTGGTTCTCGGCGACCTCCGCTCCGACGCGTAGCAGGTCGATCGCCTGCCGGGCGTTGCCCATGTCGCGAGCGGCCAGCGCGGCGGCCATCGCGATCGCCGACGAGTCGTAACCGTCGTCTTTCAGTGCGTTCTCCGCACGCTCTTCGAGAATTGCGCGGAGTTCGTCGGCCGAGTACGGCGAGAAGGAGATCTCCGTCTCCATCAGCGTGTCTTTGACCTTCGCCGAGAGCTGCTGGCGGAAGGTGTAGTTGTTCGAGATGCC
It encodes the following:
- a CDS encoding GTPBP1 family GTP-binding protein, with amino-acid sequence MSPDQAVLRRAIERGEQEGGSVEFKERLTEDLHLAEGRLESLAAQLRHRVLSGDGEATYVVGVTDDGGLAGISPEAFSESMDVLSLLADEAGAHIDAVQTWGVDSASQTADTASDGASATADIDPDTAPEGIVGVATIREGAVLEDDDHIVVGTAGHVDHGKSTLVGTLVTGSADDGEGSTRSYLDVQPHEVERGLSADLSYGVYGFEDDEPVRMDNPDRKDDRARVVEESDRLVSFVDTVGHEPWLRTTIRGLVGQKLDYGLLTVAADDGPTKTTREHLGILLATELPTIVAITKADLGDDERVAEVEREVERALRDVDKTPLRVERHGVDAAIEEISETVVPVVTTSAVTMDGMDQLDAMFERLPKTAGESGAFRMYVDRSYNVQGVGAVASGTIKSGVVEAGDELLLGPMPDGTFREVEVRSIEMHYHRVDEAKAGRIVGIALKGVTEPALERGMVLLPRDADPDPVREFEAEVMVLNHPTRIGDGYEPVVHVETISEAAQFFPTDGQLLPGDSGEATVRFKFRSYLVEEGQRFVFREGRSKGVGTITSVETDD
- a CDS encoding orc1/cdc6 family replication initiation protein, yielding MGGPFDAITDTIFADKSVLTEDYQPDEILERDEEIEEYRNALKDVLFGRSPQNIFLYGKAGLGKTAVTNYMMDALTEEIQQRPEADALHVHEQNCNGKTVFMVVRALVNDLRGPDGETFPKRGLGTGDAFGALYEELDTTGGTHLVVFDEIDHLDDVDTLLYELPRARSIGHITDSRVGVIGISNNYTFRQQLSAKVKDTLMETEISFSPYSADELRAILEERAENALKDDGYDSSAIAMAAALAARDMGNARQAIDLLRVGAEVAENQGEFRVTDEHIERARERVQRGRLSDKIRDQTTHAQLVLETLAHLEDDGETPARAKEIYELYQNVAESWANEPLTTVRSVHSHLSDLRMLGFLKRYERNEGLSGGQYYEFELDDLDPELVFDTREDIEDVAGDS